A window of Geotrypetes seraphini chromosome 16, aGeoSer1.1, whole genome shotgun sequence genomic DNA:
cagggcagcccaaacccctcccccccttaccatgccactgaATTGGACATTATACTTTTAAATATTACTactacatagaaatatagaaacatagaaaatgacggcagaaaagggacacagcccatcaagtctgtccaccctattgacccacccttttaactttgtcccgctagagatcccacatgcatatcccatattttcttaaaatctggcacgctgctggccttgatcacctgtagtggaagttcattccaatgactgacaaccctttcggtgaagaaattctttctggtgtcgccatgaaattgcccgcccttgattttcagcggatgccctcttgtggtcgagggtcctttaagagagaagatatcgtcttccacttcgacacggcctgtgatatatttaaatgtctcaatcatgtcccccctctctctacgttcctcaagtgagtatagctgcaatttgttcagcctttcctcatatgggagattcttgagccccgagaccatcctggtggccattcgttgaaccgactcaattctcagcacatctgtacggtaatgtggcctccagaattgttcataatattccagatgaggtctcaccatggatctgtacaaaggcattatgacttcgggcttccggctgacgaaacttctacggatacaacccatcatttgtctagccttggatgaagctttctccacttgattggcagttttcatgtcttcactaatgatcactcctaaatcttgttctgctttagtcctagctaaggtctcaccatttagagtgtaaattctgcacggatttctgttgccaaggtgcatgaccttacactttttagcattgaagcctagctgccaagtcgaggaacaatgttccaataagagcaggtcctgcgtcatactgtcgggcaaagtgctgTTGCCtattatgttgcatagtttggcgtcatcggcaaatagtgttattttaccttgaagcccctgagtcaggtctcttatgaatatgttgaaaagggtcggtcccaagaccgagccttgcggcactccactggtcacctccgacgtatTGGAgaaggtaccgttaaccaccgccctttgaagtctaccgctcagccagtcattgtcccatgtagttaatgtttctcctaatcccactACGACTATTTATCTCTTTGGTTTTATATCTTGtactcccagaagagctcagaatgggttacacttccccctccgaatctgtGATTTCAGCATCCGCGAATtaggttattcgtgattttaaaacaaaattttttttaattttttgggctattttaagccctgtaagcaccccccttaagccttacctggtggtctagcgggttttcggggcaggagcgatcttcccacgctcctgtccTGTGCAAATCACTCACAGAAAATGGCTCGAgaaactacgggagctcaaggcagccatttcctgtgagcgatctgcacggggcaggagcgtgggaatcGCAAactcactcattcgcggtctgctccaaccgcctcttcctgtagtaaagttgggttacaccaatcaggagctgcgtgtcaaagcagctcctgattggtacagcccgactttactacaggaagaggcgatcggagcagaccgcgagtgattttcttcacccgccagcgctccagctgccttctcctgcctctccagctgcccgctcctgcctctcctgctgtttgacaggcaaaaaactgcatttgttgtttttcaaaattcgcaggggttcctggaatggaatctctgcgaattttgggggagtactgtacataatACAGTGGGACCATGCATAGCAGTGGAGGCTACGCCACTTATTGTTTCTGTAGTGCTACtgggcatacgcagcactgtacaccaAACAAGGAATaagcagtccctgctcagaagagcttgcagtCTAGTTAAATACTAAACTTTGCTTTATGTGTACATACAGGAAGTTTccattcagtggcgtagcgagggtgagaggcgcccgggggcagtggtgcccctctcccgccctcttctgCATCCCCACCCCCACGCGCTCCTTCTCCGCCCCCTCCTGTTGCAAGCGCGTGGCCTTCTCTTCCCTCGCACCTCTTTAGCgttcccagcacaagcagcaaccccaacctgctgctcgcgccggcgtcggctcttcctctgatgttactttCTAGAAgcgagtccaggaagtgatgtcagtggaagAGTCGacaccggtgcgagcagcaggtcggGGCAGCTGCTCGTGCtgagaacattaaagaggtacgggggcagggaaggggcgcGTGCGTGCTGtattgggggggaaggagcaggggagcggagaggaggacggCTGCTGGTGCCCCTACCAAGACGGAGCCCACGATGGCTACTGCTTCCATAAGTCATTTACACAGGCAGAATTGTCTGCTTACCTGTAGGTGAAagtagagttgccagattttacgatcgtaaaatccggacaccctgGACCTATCTCCACCCCAGTCCGGCCCTAGTtccgcccccgctgcctgctttgatcgggcaggaggcaatccgcacGTGCTCGAAgtgtgctgggttttgaaaagccgtccggggaaatccggacgtctggcaaccctaggtcAAAGTAATGTGATGGTGGCTATTTCAATTTGTGTGActgtcagtggtgtagtgaggggacGGAGGTGGGTGGGCCACCGTGGGCTGGGGCGCCATCACCTCTCCTCCTGTCCGCCCCACCCACTTCTTTAGAATCTTCACcagctgctgctcgcgctggcctcaGCTTTCCTTCTGACGGAAATTCCTGGTCGCAggagcaggaagtgacatcagagggagaactgaggccagcacaagcagcagctaGGAGCCGCtcgctgctggtgaagattttgaagaggtaCGTGTGGGGGTGCACGCAGTGGGGAAAAGTGCTAGGGGGGGGGGCGCATGGCCCAGCTGGGTGCCACCGCTTCGGGCACCTCCCTCCCTCAGTAAGCCATTGGTCATGATCTTTTGTTACGCTTTGACTGCAGCTGTTCTTTGCCACCCCTCAGAAGCTGCCACCCTAGGTGACAGGATGGTCCTGCACGATGGTAAGACTAGCCCTGAGTAGCAGAGGGTGATACATGACAGGAACAAGGTACATTGCCAGAGCTGTGGAAGTGGAGCGTCCCAGGACACATTCCGATTTCACAATTCTGAATTCTTGAATTTATTTATAGGACATATCCTTCTGTCCTTTATTTAGGGACCTTTAACCCAAAAGCACTATTTACAAACCGACTGAGAAAGAGAACCAAAATTAAAAACTGTTTGAAGTGTTAACTTCTTGCAGCTCGACTCCGAATGTTTCACAATCTCTTGCTATGTAGAAATACATGAAGGGAAGATAGACTTTATCCTGGTACAAAGTGCAAATGCTTTCAGAAAGGAACATAAGTATCAGCAGCTGGCAGGGTCCAGGCACAGTGTCTGGGGCATAGAGGAAGGCTCTCAGACACAGGGCCCTTGTGAAATATGTGCCTGACATCTGTATCTCCAGCTGGCACAGCCGAGCGCTCTCCCGTCAACCCACACCCCCGTTCCGAGGCCAGGCCAAGCAGATGAGCACTCACCCACGGTGTGAATGGGCCGGCGGAAGGGCAGCAGGCCAAAGCTATACTGGAAGACTCCTCGGGCATGGAAGAGGGGCGTTGCTACCCCTAAGAATTTCTGTAATTTCTCCTGCACCAGCCGGATGAGGGAGCCTGGTGGGTTCTCCACCTGGTGGAAAAGTTCATTCTCCCCAAAGGAGAAGACCGGAACCAGCTGGGCCCTAGAAGAAGACAATGACAGATGCAGCATTAACAGTATGGACATTgcctttaacataagaacataagagttgacatactgggacagaccaaaggtctatcaagcccagtgacCAACCCAAGTCCTAAGTacccggcagaaacccaaagaatagcaacattccagagctgagattgtgatgtcataatgcctcattccaccagtgcctaagagccaaactcatcagtgatgtcacaatggcttgattgtcctatacttggctcacataagaactgccatactgggacagaacataggtccatcaagcctagtatccaggccacaagtacctggcaagatcccaaaagattaAAACAGGTTTTacgttgcttatcctagaaataagcagtggattttcccaagtccatctcaataataacttatggacttttcttttcagaaattatccaaacctttttttttaaaccctgctaagctaacttcatttaccacattctctggcaacatattccagagtttaattacatgttgagtgaagaaatatttcctctggtTTGTTTCAAAttgactacttagtagcttcattgcatgccccctagtcctagtatttttggaaagagtaagcaagtgattcatatctatccattccactccactcagtactttatagacctctatcatatctccagtgaactgtctcttcttcaagctgaagaaccctagctgttttagtctttcccttcccctttatcattttcatcaccctgctctgcaccttttctaattctactatatcgtTTTTGAAATGCGGTAAACAGAATTGCATACTGGGATCTGTAGTCTTACTCTAAAAACTACAGATTCCATCACGCCTTGGAAATTAAGTTTTGGAGCTCAGAAGAGTTTAAAGAGGTGGTGACCTCATCCATGGCTCAGTATGACCTTGAGGTCAAAAGGGGGTTAAAACAATGGTGGCTTCATCTGAAATGCAGTACATTAGAGTTAGGAGAGAGTTGAAGTGCACGGTGGTTTTACCCCTGGCTCATTGCGACCTTGATGAAACCTTTTCTGCTCAGGATTTGAAGGGTCAGTGCCCCAGGTCGGGCATCCAGCGACTCTGGAGGACCCCCCACAGCTATCACTGCAACTTGGCCTCCGCTTTTCTGACTCAGCAGGTGAACAGCGCTTTCCTTCTCAGAAGAGATGAGACCTGAAAGGAGAAGAAAATTCACATGATTGAGAGAGAGATCAGTCATAGAAAGATCCTCTACTGGGACACAGACAGActcagagaggggggggggaaatggagcTGGTCACATTTCACATGAAATTATCGCTCAAGGTAAAGGACAAAATGATAGAGGCTGAAGAGAACAGCGTCTCAATGGCATTCAAGAACTGTTTGACAAAAACAATCACTGCTTGACAAGGGTTTTGTAGCACTACGCAACTACACAACAGCAACCCTTTACCCTAATTATTTTACCACCTCTCCTTAAGTGAAATAGGGGAACAGGAAGTGGCCAAGGCCACGTAGGGGAGTGTGGGGTTCAAAGAATCCTACTAATACATATACTCTcaggaaaagggtcagttaaactccaataatattacctctaaatcagaaccccatatggacaacaaacctcccctctgcaacactaacaggctttaatttcacacacacacacacaagccaatcaCACAATAGGAACTAACAGGGAAAACACCTGTCTGTGTTCCATGCTGAATCCTGGACTACTTTGCTACAGTGCTGATTTACCCATTTTTTTCACAACTGAGGGGTGTGTGTCCCGGTGTGTTTTGTAACATCTCCCTGCAGGCTACCATAGAGCTTTTTCTACTGGTTTTATATTTTGGAGTACAGGGTTAGccttgaaaggtggagttttttgccagatgaagctgaactgaggctttttctccacctttctttcccCCTGTTACTTCCTGTtgcctgttagtgttgcagaggggaggtttgttgtccatatgggggttctgatttagaggtaatattGTTCAAGGAATCCTCCCATCTGGTGTCTGGTCTCACCTGCACTCATTATGTAATCCCTGAATAGAGGCACCTTGAACCAGAAAGGCAGCATCAGGAGGTGGGGCCTGAGCCCTGGGAAGAGCTGGGAGAAGCCTGTGGCCTCTGTGCAGAAGTTCCCGAAGGCTCCAGCCACCAGGATGCCATGAGGGTGGAAGCCAAACACGTAATTCTTGGCTGGGTCCAGCTCCGCTGTCTTCACCAGCTGAGAACAAGAACagatagagagagaggaggagaacaTGAATTACAGGAAAATTAAAGATCACTTAATCTATCTCAGAacatgaattatttaaaaaaaaattttaaacccctATTTTATATCCAGTGGGGAGGCAGCGGGAGTGGTCCTGACTGCCTAGTATATTTTAAAATCTAGTCTCCACCTGACACAACctgctctcaccccccccccccccaaaaaaaaatggcatCAATGAAGCCACATTGAAGGACAAGTAGCTGCAAGTGGAAAAGtccttcccccttctcccccatgTGGCATAGCTCTGGAATATAGGCCTATGGATGTATAAGGCTACCCAGGGTTGGTGTTAAGGAGGTACCaacagggcaattgccctgggACCTGACACTTCAGCAGTTACCAACCCTGTTTGAAGGTGAAGGAGGTACAGCCTCTATTTGGGCATTACAACTCTCTCCAAAATTTCTGCCCTGAGGTTACTGGAGAGCACCAAACACAACTTAAGTCCTCAGGACACTCCCACCCAGTCCAGAACAAATATGAATAAAAAGATTTGCATATGAGAGACACACTGCATGccacgaaaacctgactggctggctggGTCTCAAGAACTAGGTTGAAATCCATTGCTGTAccctgaagtaaaggctgctttgattacctcattggaatgactacgagactgcattgtatcttccaaaaacagacaatatttgtttattgttagtataaaaacttacaaaattacagcagcaaaggcatagcagaaaaatattttgtcagttcagaatatgcaatggagagaagaacttacACCCATATGCCCATATGTCCCTTCTGGCATACCCAAGTGAATTTCTCTCTTGCTCTACCTGTGATGCATGCTTTTTTATATAGATaaattctttctttgtttcaataGGCCCATCCCCGAACTCTGGTCATATGactccctattggtacaaaaaatgtatacctaactattcctcctctcagtccacgcctctctcacttccccccacccccacccccagtagGGGGGggcccttgcagaaacagagaattcttggtgaactttcttcctccagctctgagatccttatcaccttgcagatgctaattagtggttttacaattctgtgcatcttcaggatggtgtccttgtatgctgaaagttgaaACAAAGATGCAAGGGTGACCTTCCAGCAGCCCAGCTGCACCTGGTTCCCATAGGCAAATGTccagcatgttttttttttaaagttcagtcTTGGTATCAGTCGCCTACGTCTTCTGCAGAGGATGTTGCTCATTATAAATGGTTTATGGCTTTCTAGGGTGCCTTGCATctgtgaagtcatacagcactgataacagctcagcagaaccttggagaagtatcctcccagcagggaatggagacaaaaactttgtagcagaggtcagctgggttagcatttcaaaggatacatatGTTCACAGATAGCAAAGTACATGCTGTTCCATCTGGTTAGCTTGTAAAGGAAGGCTGTGGGAAAATATGTGTTAaaatgtctgtagtgtccagcatacacaagtgaggcctgtatgtccaggttatccatcccAACCCTCATGGGAATGGGGAATGTGCCACATCTTACTTATAAAATGGGGGTCTCTCCACTAATGGAAAGGGGAAGACAAAACTGGAATATTTTTCTGAAAAATTTTATAATAGACATAAATATCCCCAGGACCAGCCCAAAGTATCTGACCACCTAGGTGAATTTTCAACCATGAATTGCCCATCCCTCAAAGAGTAGCTCATGGCCCTTCTCCCTCTTGACCGgcatcttcccttccctatcCCAAGAGTCCACAtcactccttccttccctccccctccccccaatgtgaCTAgcttctccctttccttttccaATTCCTCAGGGTGACACAATTTGAGGAGTTGGCACCAGCATGACAGTCAGCGTCTCTAAACAAGGCAACAGTGAGTGTAGGTCTTGAATATGCAAGCTCAAGGACCTGCACTGGCCTTGCTGAGTCTTGTGCACAAATTTTGACTATTGCACTGGTTCTGCCCCCCAAATGTTATCACTCTAGTCATATGCCTAATTCGCCGGTCCAGCTCTGAATATCCCTCCACCCATTACCATCAAACTACCTCATCTCACCTTGATCGGAAAGTAATCCCGGAAGTATTTCCATATGGTCCAGTTCCTGCTCCAGTCTGAACTTCGACCTCCTGAAGCTGGAGTGTCCCTGTCCAGGTAGAGCCAGGCCAGGTAGAGCAAACCAAGATACCAGAAGTCACTCAGTAGAAGGAGGGCAAACAGAGTCAGACAGCACTGAGCTGAGTacaaaagagacagagagaaaaaaagagagaccaaATTAAAGGTACTTTGAGACTCCCAATCCCCTAGCCCAGAACCCCCCCAGAGATCACCGGACCTTCATCCCGCAGAACTATTAATTCCCTTCCACAATCCCTAATCATTGTGAGACCTTGTTGCAATTTGGAGTTAAGCGTGCCTCTGCCCTGGATGCTTTTCTATAacatctgtgcctaaatttatttatttatttcgatttttagCCCGTTTTCCCAGAAGCTGAGATCATGACAACAATTAGGTTACATTTAGACAATTGCAGAACTATTCGAGAGTCCAGCCTAGTCATAGCAAAGAGTAATTGGAGAGTAAATTGAGGAAGCTGTTCAACTGAGGCCTTATTATTGGAAGAGGAAGCTCTTTATTGCTCTATGGAAGGACATCAATGAGTCTAGTGACCTTATCTGTGTGGGTAgctggttccatagctgagggaggaaatggctgtaggagcgtttacgTGCCTTGCTTATCcagagggatctccctgcgggaatgctgagtctttgttctgctttggagcagaGAGGGCGATTAGGGGTGTATGGGCGCAGCTTGGATGCTCTATAGGTAGGGTTTTTTTGGTGGAATCTCTTGTGGGTCAtaaccagggctttgaagatacagcactttttgactggtaaccagtgggctgcacgaagcgctggagtaatggggtcTGGGAAGCCGAGGTTGTATAGGAGCCAAATTGCTGAATTCTGGACTTTTTGAAGGCGTTTTAGGTCTTTTGCAGtaattccattaaatagggagttgcacaactctagggcagggatgtcaaagtccctcctcgaaggccgcaatccagtcgggttttcagcatttccccaatgaatatgcatgagatctatttgcatgcactgctttcattgtatgctaatagatctcatgcatattcattggggaaatcctaacaacccgactggattgcggccctagaggagggactttgacacccctgctctagggggaGCTTGTGCAGATCGGGGAGCGTTCCTAGAAGTTAGGGGCGATGTTAGAGAATGCTATAATTTGCACACCCAACTGCTGTAAATTGGGCACATGGCCGGCTCAACCTATGACCAGGTGAGGCCCTAGCCCAGGACGCCAGTGATAAAGGGCGCCAAGAGGGATGGATGTCAGATTGGGATTTTAGTACCCTTTATCATCAGTGCCCTGAGCTAGGGTTACCGTAAGTTTTATGGAAAAAGCGGACATGTGACCACACCCTATTCtgccccgccccattctacccccaatctccccagccctgcccccacacaacctcatctcctcttcctcttggAGCACGGGGCCATGGCTGGAAGGCTtccgagcatgcatggatgtggcGCATGTgaatgtgacatcattgcgtcataGCAGCGCACgctcaaaggccctccagacatggtccCAATCTCTGGCATAGCCAGAGacatccaaaacccggacaaagtgccaggttttctaaactggacacccggacagtcctctaaaaagaggacatgtctgggtaagtCTGGACATCTGGGAACCCTAccctgagccagtgcctcacctggtctaGCAGGAGGGGGAGACTTGAGAGAGACGGGGGAAGATACTggatcctgggggggggggaggaggagggggagaggtcTTCTGTGCACTTCTCTGCATGTATATTAAGTAGCCAGGACCTTCTTTACCATGTTACTTAAATGAGTTATgcactgatgtcagagggaatctTAGCACGCAGTTaccttgtgtaaaaaaaaaaaatcattttaacatAGGGCAGCCACAGAAGTGCACACAATTGTGCACAAGTGCTTAGCTAAGCTCCACCCTCAAATTAAGAAATCTGGCGACTCTGATTCAACTCCACAATGAAGTACAAAATGCCCTAAtttcattctccccccccccccctccctcccttcccctttctcCTTT
This region includes:
- the LOC117350500 gene encoding 2-acylglycerol O-acyltransferase 2-like → MKIEFAPLSVPLRRRLQTLAVLQWIFSFLALAQCCLTLFALLLLSDFWYLGLLYLAWLYLDRDTPASGGRSSDWSRNWTIWKYFRDYFPIKLVKTAELDPAKNYVFGFHPHGILVAGAFGNFCTEATGFSQLFPGLRPHLLMLPFWFKVPLFRDYIMSAGLISSEKESAVHLLSQKSGGQVAVIAVGGPPESLDARPGALTLQILSRKGFIKVAMSQGAQLVPVFSFGENELFHQVENPPGSLIRLVQEKLQKFLGVATPLFHARGVFQYSFGLLPFRRPIHTVVGEPIPVPKNLNPSIEEIEALHKTYLQKLIRLFETHKIQYGIAEHQHLNLV